A segment of the Corylus avellana chromosome ca2, CavTom2PMs-1.0 genome:
ttttttattattattatttttttaattcttttactatAGTACTTAATCATGAGATTTAATAAGCTCACTATATTTGTTATAGGGTCATGGAATCACAACTCTATTTTAAAAGAGAAGTAAAAGGTAGATTgttatttgattgttatataacTCGAATGACATATCAGTAAAAATcgaccctaaaaaaaaaattttacaagctTTTACTGatttaaatgttaatttttttttttgtaaaccaTTACAAAATACATAACAATTGAAGCTAATGATTAAAAATAGAGATTATAAAGGTGCTTGTGGACCTCAAAAAGAGATAATCATGAGTTAATTAAGTGATAATCATTGCTCCAATAACTATTAATGAAGCTGCTCCATTCAAGTTTCAGTGATGCCTTTTGTcaaagaatttttcttttttccttttttttttacatgttttgtCAAAGAAAGTTATACTTTATGTACAATGACTCCTTGATAAGACGCGTGaagaatacaaagaaaaaaaaaatttcttgcttGGAAGAGTCAAGcaataagcatatatataatttatttttatttgtaagtagcatatatatatatatatatatataattgatttaggTCATGGGATGCAGATGCAACGACCTTGACCTGCATTCAAGTCAAGAACCACCATGGAAAACTAAACAAAATGTTCTTCTTTCACGACATAATGGATGACCTCTATTTTTATGCACATGATGGAACCACCatggaaacttcacttaatttttctttctttttttttatttgttttacttttttatcacttttacGATTACTctcctaaaagtttaaaaaattctcaattttagttatcaaacttttaatttttttgcaatgttaACCTTCTATTAgatttttccattaaatcctaacggaggagTTTCAAAATTacccccctccccaaaaaaaaaaaggaaagaaaaaaatgcaaagattCAGGCATTTGTCAAGATTTAACCAcgacttttctttttcttttttctttttaaagaaaaagaaaaagaaaattgacatGTAAAAGGGAAAAGGGAACCATCATTTTGACAACCTTAAACAAACAGAAGTAGGGTGCAAAACCTAATATAAAAGTAGATGCGATAAAAATAATCCAATGGATTTGGAGGGTGGCAAGTGACCCGTTCCACAATCTCCTTTTGGTTTGTGGGCATGCGACCTGCCGTGACACGTGATTTTTGGCTTAATCTCATTTGtattatattcttttttgttaattaaacgTATGTTTGAATTGCTTTGAGGGGTAAGTTAAGTGGATCGTATCAACTAACCCACATAAATCCAAACCAGCATTCCAATAGAATGACAGGTGATCAGATTAATAACTAttaaaagaacaaggaaaagaCTATGACTAAGCCTATGCTTGTAAGCGTGTTTTAAGACGTATTCGAATGGAAGAGATAATGTGAGATCGTATAAGAATGCTTCTAAAACTAAGATGAAAAACAGTCTACTTATATAGAATATATGTCTGAAAATTGGCACTGTGCgacactttcaaagcattttGGCTATGAAATGAGGACAAAACTAAGCTAATCtcaaaaatacaattagcaaaaggctaaaaagagaaaataaaagggaatTGGATAGCAAGAATGACCAAAAGAGCATCACCCTCCAGTTGAAAATTGCCACAGCCCATGGAAGCAGCCATCCGAGAAGCTAGAATAATGATATAGGGACTATAAGTCTCCCAAACATgatgtgtcatttaaaatcaccaataaatcaaaattcaataatgatcatcttaaattcaaaggtgattttaaaagtcacgtcacatTTAGGAGGACTATAGGAAGCTTATAGTCCTCCTAATATCATAACTCGAGAAGCTAAGAGACTGCAGCTGGGGTGGTAGGTTTTTATCAAATCTAGTATAAACAAGATGAAGTTGGGAGAAAGTCAACGTATTCTCAttagaatgaatgaatgaacaTCAGTTACNNNNNNNNNNNNNNNNNNNNNNNNNNNNNNNNNNNNNNNNNNNNNNNNNNNNNNNNNNNNNNNNNNNNNNNNNNNNNNNNNNNNNNNNNNNNNNNNNNNNCCaactctctttatttatttcttccttcttcttttttttttctctcatttttggTGATCCAAAAGACCTGATTAGCAGTACCTTCTTTACTATAACATGTTATTTATTAAGATAATcccatatataatatatttttgtactatttttttaatttaattttatagttataAATAAGATATAAGCAGAGGGCAAATGAATGCATGAAAACTCCTCTAGGGCACCGCATTTTGTTCAACACTCTTCCCCTATCGCTGTCTCCTTTACATTATACGCATTCAAcagtctttttctcttttttctccagTCTCCACTTGCATGTACTTAGCTTGTCAGACCCACCACTTCTAGCTAGTTTCAACAGTATTCCAAATGACATCTACTAAATCAGCATATACACCCGCTCCGGCGGTGGTTCAACGATaggaagaaaattttcaaagtgaTAAGGCATGTATTAAGGTGAGAATTCAAGTCTCGAAATGAGATTCTTTAATTCTATTATTATTAACCAGCCACCTTGGAATTTATTGATGTTCTGTAAGAACTAAGTCGGGTTGTGGGTCAGCCATACTTGAGGGATTTGCACTTATGATCAcaaagtaatgctacaagtcacTCATGCGCCtttctaagaatgatgtgattattaaaattatcattgaagttgtgattaatcattattgaattttgattaaaaagtaattttaaaagccacgtcattattaaaagaacacaaaaaaaaaaactattagaaTTACTCATAATCACATCctaacaaagttttcttctaatCCAATatattaattagctaacatgtgTTCGTACTCATATAAGTTCTACCCAAATACATATACTAAATTTACATGCGTTTTTTGAAAATCACACGAGCTATTACAAATCTACGTAAAAACACACGTCAACTTAATAGACTAGATTGATCCGTGCTCATATATAAGTTCTACCCAAATACATTTCCCACGAGAGAAAGCGAGTGACAAATTCAAACTGATCTAAACTAAAAATTCTCCAATAGCAAACaaacttcttattttttaaataaatctcATCTACCATCATTGATTGAAGagtttgttaaaaatataaattaaatgattaaactgATTTTTTCTTACCGATAATTAAACAAAGACCTATTTTTGAAACTTGTTGCTTGCAATTAGAGATATGTCACAGAAGTCAGTGTCCAACCACAATCGAAGCAATCAAAATTTAGCACTGTAGAATCATTTTCACATCAAAAAAGCAATGGGAATGCATCATGACAACTATGGTTTTTGAGTGGAATACCCATTAGGCAACGGCTAGATGAATGTTGACAATAGTGCCAGGGACAAATTAGCGTACAAAATTGACTACTAGACCAATAGAAATAAACGTGTCAACATGTTCTATTGCACCACTACGCACTATAATCATATTCCAAATTATTGAATCAACATCTTCTAGTGAAAGGGTCCCCCCGGCTGAAAAATACGTAACTTGGAAAAATCCACATGCAcaggggtataatgggtatcacgtctaaaaaatccaaaaacaaaaNNNNNNNNNNNNNNNNNNNNNNNNNNNNNNNNNNNNNNNNNNNNNNNNNNNNNNNNNNNNNNNNNNNNNNNNNNNNNNNNNNNNNNNNNNNNNNNNNNNNAGCTTGAGACAGAGCCGGAGAGATCTGGAGGCTTCTAGGAGGAAGCAGCAGCTCCACTCGATTAGCATAAGGAgattttgcttttagtttggGACCAAAAATTCCAGAATCAGGGGGACGAGGGATAACTGGGCATGCAAAAGAAAGGTGCCCAAGCCTTCCACACGCATAGCAAAACTCAGATAGTCGTTCATATTGATAAAAAACTTGAGCTGGTGGCTTAGGAGGACGTTGTAAAATAAAACCCGTAGCCAAAGGTTCATCAAGAGGAATAAGGACCCGGATTCTCAAGAAGCTTTTCCTACAAGGCTTCATATTATCCATATTATCAACTTCAACCAGACCTCCAATACTTTCTGCAATAATCTTAGCATTGGCCACCGTCATTTTATCAAGAGGAAGTCCATGCACCTGTACCCAGATCGCTGCCTTCGAAAAACCAAtatcatcaaaagtttcatcatTTTCCCAACGCTTCAAAAATAAAGGAGATCCATTGATATTCCAAGGAGAATTGTTTAGAACCCTAGAAAGATCCTCCAGGTCTTCAAAGGTAAAAACCATTTTGTTATCCTCTTTATCCTCAGTGGTGAGAGACTTCACAAACTGCCAAGCTTGCAGAATGTTCTTTTTTATAGCAGTCTTGGACACAGTTTTAAGGGAAATAATCTTCCCAACTAAGGTGAGAGAGGGGGGGAGAGTCTGGTTAATGGGATGATCACCCAAGATGGGAGCAGAAGGTTCGGAACAGTGGAGAGCATTTGTGTGAGAGATGAGAGCATTTATTTCCAAGTTAACGGAATCCATGGAGAAAAGACCAGATGAAAGAGTAGCAGGAATAGCAGAGACTGAGCAGAATCAAGAAACAAGAGGCAAAGGTCAGGAAGAGGATGAACAGAGTTCAGGAGAGCTCCACACGACTCTCGAGTCTAAAGTCTCGAGGTCTGACTTCTATTATGGTTGATTGGTATACATGCAGGATGTTGGGCATTTTCAGCGGTGGCAGCGGTTGAGGGGATCACTAAGACCAAAACTGGCAAACTGATCTCCCTGTTGGAGCAACAGCTGGTGGACTGTAACACCGGCGAAAGCAATAGAGGTTGCAATGGTGGTTGGATGGATAATgcgtttaaatatataatacaaaacCAAGGACTCGTCGACGAAACAAATTACCCATATCATGCTATGGATGGAATTTGTGACACGGAGAAGGCGTCTAATTCTGAAGCTCAGATCAACAGTTTTGAAGATGTCCCTGCCAATAATGAGGAGGCATTATTAAAGGCAGTGGCCAGCCAACCGGTCTCTGTTACCGTTGACGATTACGGAAGAGCCTTTCAACTTTACTCAAGTGGGGTGTTCAGTGGAGATTGTGATACTACTCCAACCCCTGCTATTACCGTAATTGTGTATGGAACTACTGATGATGGTGTCAATTAAGAATTCATGGGGCGACACGTGGGGCGAGAGTGGGTACATGAGGATTCAGAGAGACATTGATGCCCCTCAAGGTCTCTATGGCATTGCCAGTTGCCACACGACCTTCCTATCTAGTAATTAATTAGAAAGTACAAACGTCGACGtatcaatctatatatataagtcatcTATaagtattgttttttattttcctatatataatatatatgcatgcatgttaaATGCTCTTGGCTGTGAAAATGCCTCTGTTGCTGCTACTTTCCATATTTATATGTGTTCCTAAAtacttatgaatgaaaagataTTAGGGTGTGTTTAGCAACCcctttttcctttgttactgtggctgaaaatgattgatgtagtataaaattttgaatttttggtattaaatagtaaaaaaattttgttttgtagttattattatttttatttgaatagtaataaaaaatgaaaaagtaaataaataaataagaagtaaaaatgttttgatgttaattgttttagaaaattgCGCATAAACAATGACAAATTGATGAAGGGGTTTGCCAAACACTCCCTATATAAGGTTAGAGTTGGATTAGAAAGAACTTTCTAGTACGTATTGATGTCCAAACTTAGTATTAAGGcctttgactttttattttttacaaactcaacacaaaattaaacgATTAGGGTGAAAGAAAATGTGAAGGTCAAAGAAGAATTCTGAGCTTCCAAAAACCATAGAGCCCATCGAACCAGATTATATTGGTGAACCTTTTGCTTGACAAATTGAGCACCTGAACCGATGAGAAGGATTAAACTGATCATCCACTGGGGTTTAAACTTTTATATACAAATAATACAATGGTCAATAGTTGTACGGTTGGTTGATTGTTTAAGGtggctgtttttctttttgccgGTAAAGTTTTGACATAGAATattataacttaaaaaaaaaaaaaaaaaaggaaatttagtAAGATTTTTATGGGATAAAGCAagattaagaaacaaaaaataaagttttaaattattttatttctattatttatattaagctaattagaaagcttaattaatactgtcttttcttttctttttgaccaATTGGACCCTATACATATTGGGTCCAATTATTTTGCTTGGGCTCTCAATTCTTTCACTTATTTCATAAGGCCTTCCTGGTGTTTGAAAAGTTTGGATAtgttccaaaaacaaaatcaaaaacaagaaaagataaTGGGCCGAAAATAACTCCAGGAGTTGTAGAAGCATGAGATCCAAGGCAAGCTTGATTCTATAAACCAAAAAGAGGGCTCAAACCAAGCCCATCTGATTCTATACATAAGATGAAATTTGATTTACATAAAAATGGCATATCACATatagaacaaaaataatattaaaaaaaaaaaaaaaaaagaggatttgATAACCCCGGTTGACGTTATTCTTCGAAATTTGCTGTAAATTTAAAACTGATTGGGACGGTGATTTTTCGTAGATATTATCTGTATATATCATAGAGGATGACAAGGAGacaaagcaagaaaaagaaacaaggcAACAAAAGGAAACATAGCAACGGCTATATTATGCTATATTATAACGGCTAGTAAAACACTTGTATAAATAAGCCatcaatgaaatgaaatgaatcaAGGGAAGAATGTAGTCCCTAAgtgtttcttcctctctccttccttattttcaataatcaataaacTTCCATACCTGTCTAAGCAACAGGTGGTGGACTGTAACTACGACGAAAGCAATAAAGGTTGCGCCGGTGGTTGGGTGAATAATgcgtttaaatatataatacaaaacaaAGGACTTGCATGCCGCCAAAACAAATTACCCATATCAGGCTAAGGATGGAATTTGTGACACGGAGAAGGCGGCTAATCCTGAAGCTCAGCTCAACGGTTTTGAACATGTACTTGCCAATAATGAGGAGGCATTACTGAAGGCGGTGGCCAGTCAACCGGTCTCTGTTACCGTTGACACTTATGGAAGAGCCTTTCAATTCTACTCAAGCGGGGGTGTTCAGTGGAGATTGTGAGACTAGACCAACCCATGCTGTTTAAGCTGTTACTGTAATTGGGTATGGAACGACTGATGATGGTGTCAAGTATTGGTTAGTCAAGAATTCATGGGGCGAGAGTGGGTACATGAGGATTCAGAGAGACATTGATGCTCCTCAAGGTCTCTGTGGCATTGCCACACGACCTTCCTATCCAGTAATTAATTAGGAAGTTGTTTGttcttttccatatatatatatatttggggaaAATACAATTTACTCCTTCTGAAGTTtcatgagttttttaattttaaccctaaagtttaaaaattgacaatctaccctcctaaagtttaaaaaattggtaatttaaactctccgtttaatttttccgtctaaattgacggaaatctatgaaattacatcattaccctccgacttttttaaaaaaaattcggtacaatttaacggaaattagtaatggaaggtttaaattgtcaatttttgaaaccctAGAGAGGTAGATTGCcactttttgaactttgggattaaaattaaaaaatcctaaaacttTAAGgaggtaaactgcattttttccaaaatatatatatatatatatatatatatgtgtgtgtgtgtgtgtgtgtgtgttagttATAACTGCTCTGGGCTGTGAAAATGCctctgttgctgctgctgcttctaTATATTATGTCGTCAAAATCTGTATTGCTCTCCCTTTTCATATTATGTGTTCCTAAGTACCTGTGAATGAAAAGATATAGGGTGTATTTGGcaattcctttttttcctttgttactctaactgaaaatgattgatgtaacataaagttttgaattttttttaattaaaaagtgaaaatttttgttttgtagtttttttttatttaaatagtaataaaaaattaattatgtaatataaaaagtgaaaaaaaaagtgaaaatgttttttttttttgggggggaggggggggggtgGGGAATGGTGCCTAAATGGTGGCGGTGGCAATGGGATGAAggggtttgccaaacactaCCATAAAAGATCTGGGTCGGGTTAGAAAGAACTATTGATGTAATTTGGTATGGAGGCCTTCgactctctttttttattttttattttttattttttattttttcaccatttacaaactcaacacaaaattaaaccaTTAAGATTAAAATGATTTGAACCGTTTAAGTAAATGATtagagaagtttttttttttttttatttacaaacccaacacaaaattaaacgATTAAGCTGAAAGGATTTGAACTGTTTAAGCAAATGATTGGCGAATCCAGAAGGTAGAATTCCAAGATAATTACGCATAAGGTCAAGAATTCTGAGCTTTTAAAAACCATAGAGCCTATTGCTTGGTTTATATTGCTTCTAAAAACCAATATAATCCAAAGAGGATTATATTGGT
Coding sequences within it:
- the LOC132169728 gene encoding uncharacterized protein LOC132169728, yielding MDSVNLEINALISHTNALHCSEPSAPILGDHPINQTLPPSLTLVGKIISLKTVSKTAIKKNILQAWQFVKSLTTEDKEDNKMVFTFEDLEDLSRVLNNSPWNINGSPLFLKRWENDETFDDIGFSKAAIWVQVHGLPLDKMTVANAKIIAESIGGLVEVDNMDNMKPCRKSFLRIRVLIPLDEPLATGFILQRPPKPPAQVFYQYERLSEFCYACGRLGHLSFACPVIPRPPDSGIFGPKLKAKSPYANRVELLLPPRSLQISPALGGLHAVENILDLCHD